One genomic segment of Sminthopsis crassicaudata isolate SCR6 chromosome 4, ASM4859323v1, whole genome shotgun sequence includes these proteins:
- the RNF227 gene encoding RING finger protein 227 isoform X1 codes for MQLLLRIPSVPERSEMDCGICYRPYNLQGRAPRRLPGTARQRCGHTLCTSCLRELAARGDGSCVAARVVRLRRMVICPFCRTSSLLPRGGVTQVPLDLDLWSLLKEKEGMQEDPGNSGGEHSEASEIVREDEDEQGAGPWGKAWRMLLGLWDKAASRRRHPLPSNGMELKNKKQKKKRKFGPCLFLKKKGQKKDKLSIPSS; via the exons ATGCAACTGCTGTTGAGGATCCCTTCAGTTCCAGAGCGGAGCGAGATGGACTGCGGTATCTGCTACCGGCCTTACAACCTGCAAGGTCGGGCGCCGCGCCGCCTGCCCGGAACGGCGAGACAGCGGTGCGGCCACACGCTCTGTACCTCCTGTCTACGGGAGCTGGCTGCCCGTGGAGACGGCAGCTGCGTCGCCGCCCGAGTGGTGCGCTTGCGCCGGATGGTCATTTGCCCCTTCTGCCGCACGTCCTCACTGTTACCGCGTGGCGGTGTCACGCAAGTGCCTTTGGACCTGGATTTGTGGTCTCTcctgaaggagaaagaaggaatgcaGGAAGATCCCGGGAACTCGGGGGGAGAGCACAGCGAAGCTTCAGAAATCGTGAGGGAAGACGAAGACGAGCAGGGGGCGGGACCCTGGGGCAAGGCGTGGCGAATGCTTCTTGGGCTCTGGGACAAAGCAGCGAGCCGGCGTAGGCACCCGTTACCTAGCAATG GTATGGAACTaaagaacaagaaacaaaagaagaaaaggaaatttggaCCATGTCTGTTCCTGAAAAAAAAAGGGCAGAAGAAGGACAAGTTGTCAATACCTTCTTCTTAA
- the RNF227 gene encoding RING finger protein 227 isoform X2 yields the protein MQLLLRIPSVPERSEMDCGICYRPYNLQGRAPRRLPGTARQRCGHTLCTSCLRELAARGDGSCVAARVVRLRRMVICPFCRTSSLLPRGGVTQVPLDLDLWSLLKEKEGMQEDPGNSGGEHSEASEIVREDEDEQGAGPWGKAWRMLLGLWDKAASRRRHPLPSNVLYCCPESKTLAACYML from the exons ATGCAACTGCTGTTGAGGATCCCTTCAGTTCCAGAGCGGAGCGAGATGGACTGCGGTATCTGCTACCGGCCTTACAACCTGCAAGGTCGGGCGCCGCGCCGCCTGCCCGGAACGGCGAGACAGCGGTGCGGCCACACGCTCTGTACCTCCTGTCTACGGGAGCTGGCTGCCCGTGGAGACGGCAGCTGCGTCGCCGCCCGAGTGGTGCGCTTGCGCCGGATGGTCATTTGCCCCTTCTGCCGCACGTCCTCACTGTTACCGCGTGGCGGTGTCACGCAAGTGCCTTTGGACCTGGATTTGTGGTCTCTcctgaaggagaaagaaggaatgcaGGAAGATCCCGGGAACTCGGGGGGAGAGCACAGCGAAGCTTCAGAAATCGTGAGGGAAGACGAAGACGAGCAGGGGGCGGGACCCTGGGGCAAGGCGTGGCGAATGCTTCTTGGGCTCTGGGACAAAGCAGCGAGCCGGCGTAGGCACCCGTTACCTAGCAATG TGCTTTACTGCTGTCCAGAGAGCAAGACCCTTGCAGCCTGCTACATGCTATAA